The sequence CAGTACACAGTACACAGGTCGGACGGCTGGCCGCTTATCAACGAGGAGCGGTAGAATCAAGTGACTATGTGAGCGCGATTTGCTCGATATTGTGTTGGGCTAGCCGCGTGGCAGTTCACGAACAGCCGCTGACCGGAGCCATCACCGACGCAGTTGTTTAAAGTAAGAGAACTGCTTTGATCTCGTCCATGGTTTCGTCGCACAGCTCGACAAATTTCGCAGCTTTGTGTTCGTCACGGGACTCTTCGGTCGGATGCTTGTAATGCCCGTGTGTCCCGGCCGAGAAGAAAGCATGCGCATTAGGAGAGTGCGCAGTTACCACGTTATTCGCACTTTCCTTGTCGCCGTGATGAGGGACTATCACGGCCTTGTATCGTTGCTTGTGCAGGTCTTTGATGCGCGGGGACGAATCGGACGCGAAACGGCTGTAAACGTAGTCACCTGGTGCGAGCACACGTTGCCCGTCGCGCACGAACACCGCAACGATGCAATTGCCGTTAGAATCAAGGGTGCTCGGATTTGCCCTGATGAGCTCTAGGGATGTGTTGGCGGCCAATGTTACTGTCGTTGACGAAGTGTCGACGCACTTGCTGATGACTTCCTTGTCTTTGAACAGGAGGTGGCTCACACCGGCGGGTACCAAAATTGCGCTTACTTTTTTGCGAAGGCCAGCGTCCCAGGCAAGCAGCTTCCAATGGTCGTAGTCCGTGTGGGATGCCACCATCACGAGATCTGTCAGCGGTTGGACTTTAGCGGTGAGGTCGTTGCTCATTATGTTGGACTTATCAAGGTAGCGTTTGCGCGTGACTGGCTTGCCGGCACCAGCGTCGAGCAACCACCCTTTCCGTCCGTTGTCGATCAACGAGCACATACCTTGCCCAACATGAAACGCGTGAAACGTGTAGGGAGCGGAGCGGTTCACCGTACCTGCGGAACCATGCTGATATCGCGTGCCGGTGAAAGCCTTGACGGAAGTCAACGGCTGCGAAACGAACGCTCCCATCTTCGAGGTACACGGGCGCGCTTGTAACTGAATGCCACCGCTTGGAAGCCGTGCGTCGTCCGCGCTTACCGGTTCGACTCTGATGATATCTATATAAGTGGGCCCATCCATGGAGAAGGTTGGATAGTAGTAATCTGCAGACGACTTTCTAACCTCGATATCGACACGAAACCACTGTCGGCTTCGAAGATACTGCGTTTCGAGATCTTTGATCTTCGCAAGTTGTCCCATAACCTCCCACCAACGAGTAAGGCCTAGCTGTTGCCGGAAATAGCGCCAAAAGTCCAGGTCGATCACATATGTGGTAACACCGTCTTTCCCGTCGTTTATCAAGCTGTGGAAATCACTCTCGTCGATCCCAATGAGGCGAACGCAGCGACCGTGTCTAGCATATTCTTTTGTACCGAAATACGTCTCCACCTGACAGAAGAATGCCTTCTCTTCTCTTCGCCGGCGTCGGCGAAATTTAGACGAATCTGCTGCCATCATCTTTCTCCATGGTAGGGGCTATCTGAAGGAACGTTTGCCGGTAGGTATCGGACGTTCATTTCACAAACTCAATGAACTGCCTGATCTTAGCAGTTTAGTTTCGTGCGATCATATTGCTCGTCGCAGCATGGCCCTATTCCGTGCCAGAGCCGTGCTTGACGAGTTGATCGGCGGTTTGCCACCGCGATCGTCCCATCGGTTGCAGCACACCGCATAAACTTCAGTCCATGAGCTCGCGCATTCCCCCCAAAGCCCGAACCAACCCGAAAATCCGCCAGGAAATCAAGAACTCCGGTCTGTCCGACCGCTAGACCGCCAAGGATGCAGACAAGGTCTATGCCCCGCATGCTGCCACGCAGCCGTGGCATCGCTCCACGCATAGCCCGCTACGGCATCGAGTCGCGCGAACGCCTTGGTAAATGGCGTCGTCGAACGCACTTTAGGTTGGCTCCATCGTTTCCGCTGGCTGCGTATCCGCTACGAGCGCCGTGCCGATATCCACCAGGCGTCTCTCTCACTTGCCTGCCTACTCATCTGCTGGAGATACATTCAGCGGTTTTGTTAGGCGTTCTTAGTCTCGCCAGGACGCTTGCACCGCTACAGAACGCCCCCCCCCGTCAATCATCGCCTAACGCCCCTCTTGGAGCGTTTCATGCGACTAGCTGCGTGCGTACCGCACTGACGACTACCCTGCCAAGCGACACCAAGTACCCGGTGCTGCGCGCGAACGTCGCGCCCTGACTGGGTTTAACAGCCTGCCCGGGATTTAGCGCACAGCCACTGCCGGACGGGCTTGCGGTCGAGGCGGGTAAAGTTTTGTATGCCGTCCACGCAGGCATCGCCAGAGCCGCCATCGCGTTCGAACACTGCGCTGGCGATGGCGACAAGTTCAAAGGGCGAGGCATTGCGTCCGTCGAGATTACCGACAAAGACAGGCCCGCCCGAGTCGCCAAAGCAGATCCGTCCCTCCGGCTTGGGCGCGGCTTCCGAATGGGCAGTCAGCATGATACCGCTGCCATCAGTTTGCACAAGGTCCTTGCGCACGCCTATCTCGAGCAGCAATTCGCCGATGGCTGCCTTGGCATTCGACCGGCCATATCCAGCCAGCGTGAGAGGTGGCGAGATGGGCGCGCTTGCCGGGATCGTCAGCGCATGCTGCGCCGGCACCTCGCCTGTGCCAAGGGCAAGCAGCGCGACGTCGTTGCCGATGGCGATCTGGTGCCACATTGCCAGTTCCGACTTGGGAAAGGCGATGCCCTGCGTTTCACCGAACCAGGCCATTGCTGGCGCCACGGGACGATGCAGCATATTCCGACTCTCCCTGCCGTCATCGCGAACAAGCGTCTCCGTACCGCCCTGGAAGGGAAAGAACACGCCCAAATCGGCGAATGGGATACGCGCCTTCTTGTCCGCGCCGAGAAAGCAGTGGGTTGCCGTGAGGAACCAGTCTTTCGCGATCAAGGTGCCGGAACAGATGATCTTGTAAGGCTTGCTTGAAATATTGGCC comes from Janthinobacterium sp. 64 and encodes:
- a CDS encoding trypsin-like serine protease, giving the protein MPADAQKAVKASLAKRLEVRLAADNVNEQLSRAIGQVGNKRVLDKFNVDADTLLGTQRPAAGARLLLERKVLLEQRLRARLELHALASSSIPDDILQDIAGVDKSQLRMKAVQDTLDMKAIELLLSLLDKANIRNNEIYQIMNPKTSDDGPGLAPIATGLVKFYPDTGRSTETVARRAFAGVGVLANISSKPYKIICSGTLIAKDWFLTATHCFLGADKKARIPFADLGVFFPFQGGTETLVRDDGRESRNMLHRPVAPAMAWFGETQGIAFPKSELAMWHQIAIGNDVALLALGTGEVPAQHALTIPASAPISPPLTLAGYGRSNAKAAIGELLLEIGVRKDLVQTDGSGIMLTAHSEAAPKPEGRICFGDSGGPVFVGNLDGRNASPFELVAIASAVFERDGGSGDACVDGIQNFTRLDRKPVRQWLCAKSRAGC